One genomic window of Conger conger chromosome 7, fConCon1.1, whole genome shotgun sequence includes the following:
- the LOC133132696 gene encoding disks large homolog 4-like isoform X3 translates to MRSGGRPAGSVWRERLTTSDSFPARGERKEWSRLKTKERDRSRDSLGSQGRDDSIQSYETVAQVEVHYARPIIILGPTKDRVNDDLLSEFPDKFGSCVPHTTRPKREYEVDGRDYHFVSSREQMEKDIQSHRFIEAGQYNSHLYGTSVQSVREVAEQQGKHCILDVSANAVRRLQAAQLHPIAIFIRPRSLQNVLEMNPRLTDEQARKALDRASKLEQDFMECFSAIVEGESFEEVYHKVKAAVEDHSGPYIWIPTRGRL, encoded by the exons ATGAGGAGTGGTGGCAGGCCCGCAGGGTCAGTGTGGAGGGAGAGGCTGACGACATCGGATTCATTCCCAGCAAGAGGAG AAAGGAAAGAATGGTCCCGTTTGAAAACGAAAGAGAGG gaccgTAGCCGGGATAGTCTAGGATCCCAAG GGAGAGATGACTCCATACAGAGCTATGAGACAGTAGCACAAGTGGAAG TACATTACGCAAGGCCGATTATAATTCTGGGCCCGACGAAGGACAGGGTGAACGACGACCTGCTCTCCGAGTTCCCCGACAAGTTTGGCTCCTGCGTTCCCC ACACCACGCGGCCGAAGCGCGAGTACGAGGTGGATGGGCGGGACTATCACTTCGTGTCGTCACGGGAACAGATGGAGAAGGACATCCAGAGCCACCGCTTCATCGAGGCGGGGCAGTACAACAGCCACCTGTACGGCACCAGTGTGCAGAGCGTCCGGGAGGTGGCTGAGCAG CAGGGGAAGCACTGCATCCTGGACGTCTCGGCGAACGCCGTGCGGAGGCTGCAGGCCGCACAGCTGCACCCCATCGCCATCTTCATCCGGCCGCGCTCCCTCCAGAACGTCCT AGAGATGAACCCTCGCTTGACGGACGAGCAGGCGCGGAAGGCCCTGGACCGTGCCAGCAAGCTGGAGCAGGACTTCATGGAGTGCTTCTCAG CCATCGTGGAAGGGGAGAGCTTTGAGGAGGTGTACCACAAGGTGAAGGCTGCCGTCGAGGACCACTCTGGGCCTTACATCTGGATCCCCACCAGGGGGCGACTGTGA
- the LOC133132696 gene encoding disks large homolog 4-like isoform X2 yields MNSSMGSGTLRSAKRGFYIRALFDYDKTADCGFLSQAMGFGFGEVLQVLDCGDEEWWQARRVSVEGEADDIGFIPSKRRVERKEWSRLKTKERDRSRDSLGSQGRDDSIQSYETVAQVEVHYARPIIILGPTKDRVNDDLLSEFPDKFGSCVPHTTRPKREYEVDGRDYHFVSSREQMEKDIQSHRFIEAGQYNSHLYGTSVQSVREVAEQQGKHCILDVSANAVRRLQAAQLHPIAIFIRPRSLQNVLEMNPRLTDEQARKALDRASKLEQDFMECFSAIVEGESFEEVYHKVKAAVEDHSGPYIWIPTRGRL; encoded by the exons ATGAACAGCAGCATGGGCTCTGGAACACTGCGAAGCGCAAAGAGGGGCTTCTACATCAG GGCTCTGTTTGACTACGATAAGACGGCAGACTGTGGTTTCCTGAGCCAGGCCATGGGCTTCGGGTTTGGGGAGGTGCTGCAGGTGCTGGACTGTGGGGATGAGGAGTGGTGGCAGGCCCGCAGGGTCAGTGTGGAGGGAGAGGCTGACGACATCGGATTCATTCCCAGCAAGAGGAG GGTAGAAAGGAAAGAATGGTCCCGTTTGAAAACGAAAGAGAGG gaccgTAGCCGGGATAGTCTAGGATCCCAAG GGAGAGATGACTCCATACAGAGCTATGAGACAGTAGCACAAGTGGAAG TACATTACGCAAGGCCGATTATAATTCTGGGCCCGACGAAGGACAGGGTGAACGACGACCTGCTCTCCGAGTTCCCCGACAAGTTTGGCTCCTGCGTTCCCC ACACCACGCGGCCGAAGCGCGAGTACGAGGTGGATGGGCGGGACTATCACTTCGTGTCGTCACGGGAACAGATGGAGAAGGACATCCAGAGCCACCGCTTCATCGAGGCGGGGCAGTACAACAGCCACCTGTACGGCACCAGTGTGCAGAGCGTCCGGGAGGTGGCTGAGCAG CAGGGGAAGCACTGCATCCTGGACGTCTCGGCGAACGCCGTGCGGAGGCTGCAGGCCGCACAGCTGCACCCCATCGCCATCTTCATCCGGCCGCGCTCCCTCCAGAACGTCCT AGAGATGAACCCTCGCTTGACGGACGAGCAGGCGCGGAAGGCCCTGGACCGTGCCAGCAAGCTGGAGCAGGACTTCATGGAGTGCTTCTCAG CCATCGTGGAAGGGGAGAGCTTTGAGGAGGTGTACCACAAGGTGAAGGCTGCCGTCGAGGACCACTCTGGGCCTTACATCTGGATCCCCACCAGGGGGCGACTGTGA
- the LOC133132696 gene encoding disks large homolog 4-like isoform X1, with protein MCVCVCMCACLCVCVCVCVCLEYSRFEAKIHDLREQLMNSSMGSGTLRSAKRGFYIRALFDYDKTADCGFLSQAMGFGFGEVLQVLDCGDEEWWQARRVSVEGEADDIGFIPSKRRVERKEWSRLKTKERDRSRDSLGSQGRDDSIQSYETVAQVEVHYARPIIILGPTKDRVNDDLLSEFPDKFGSCVPHTTRPKREYEVDGRDYHFVSSREQMEKDIQSHRFIEAGQYNSHLYGTSVQSVREVAEQQGKHCILDVSANAVRRLQAAQLHPIAIFIRPRSLQNVLEMNPRLTDEQARKALDRASKLEQDFMECFSAIVEGESFEEVYHKVKAAVEDHSGPYIWIPTRGRL; from the exons atgtgtgtgtgtgtgtgtatgtgtgcatgtttgtgtgtgtgtgtgtgtgtgtgtgtgtgtttagagtaCAGTAGGTTCGAGGCGAAGATTCACGACCTGCGGGAGCAGCTGATGAACAGCAGCATGGGCTCTGGAACACTGCGAAGCGCAAAGAGGGGCTTCTACATCAG GGCTCTGTTTGACTACGATAAGACGGCAGACTGTGGTTTCCTGAGCCAGGCCATGGGCTTCGGGTTTGGGGAGGTGCTGCAGGTGCTGGACTGTGGGGATGAGGAGTGGTGGCAGGCCCGCAGGGTCAGTGTGGAGGGAGAGGCTGACGACATCGGATTCATTCCCAGCAAGAGGAG GGTAGAAAGGAAAGAATGGTCCCGTTTGAAAACGAAAGAGAGG gaccgTAGCCGGGATAGTCTAGGATCCCAAG GGAGAGATGACTCCATACAGAGCTATGAGACAGTAGCACAAGTGGAAG TACATTACGCAAGGCCGATTATAATTCTGGGCCCGACGAAGGACAGGGTGAACGACGACCTGCTCTCCGAGTTCCCCGACAAGTTTGGCTCCTGCGTTCCCC ACACCACGCGGCCGAAGCGCGAGTACGAGGTGGATGGGCGGGACTATCACTTCGTGTCGTCACGGGAACAGATGGAGAAGGACATCCAGAGCCACCGCTTCATCGAGGCGGGGCAGTACAACAGCCACCTGTACGGCACCAGTGTGCAGAGCGTCCGGGAGGTGGCTGAGCAG CAGGGGAAGCACTGCATCCTGGACGTCTCGGCGAACGCCGTGCGGAGGCTGCAGGCCGCACAGCTGCACCCCATCGCCATCTTCATCCGGCCGCGCTCCCTCCAGAACGTCCT AGAGATGAACCCTCGCTTGACGGACGAGCAGGCGCGGAAGGCCCTGGACCGTGCCAGCAAGCTGGAGCAGGACTTCATGGAGTGCTTCTCAG CCATCGTGGAAGGGGAGAGCTTTGAGGAGGTGTACCACAAGGTGAAGGCTGCCGTCGAGGACCACTCTGGGCCTTACATCTGGATCCCCACCAGGGGGCGACTGTGA